The Artemia franciscana chromosome 2, ASM3288406v1, whole genome shotgun sequence genome segment aaaaaaaaacaaaaacaaataaacacgcatctgtgatctgccttctggtaaaaaatacaaaattccacatttttgtagataggagcttgaaacttctacaatagggttctctgatacgctgaatctgatggtgggattttcgttaagattctattacttctagggggcgtttccccctattttctaaaataacgcaaattttctcaggctcgtaacttttgatgggtaagactaaacttgatgaaacttatatatttaaaatcagcattaaaatgcgattcttttgatgtaggtattggtatcaaaattccattttttagagttttggttactattgaaccgggtcgctccttactacagttcgttaccacgaactgtttgaaaagtgaaaaacgatgacaaaaaaattggctatTTGCTGATGACGATGTCACTGAATGTTAGACCAAAATATCccttttcgtttcttttttttttcactgtattaaaaggatttatttctatttgaacTGGTATTTTCTAAGGCCTGAGGAAAACGTGcatttgttagatttttttttttaatccagagCTTTGTAGCTACTCAAAATATTCTTACCgtcaaatttactttttggaTCCTATTAGCTCTTCCTCTTTTAGTTGCAATAATTTCCAATAGTTGTTGTAATATTTCCTATCCTTCAATTTCAGATTTATCCCTTCgtataatttttgaatgtttaaagtttaattttcttttttttgttaaattagagtaaataattttaaaagctAATACAAGTGTCACAATGAGGGTGAGAAGagggaataaaaataacattagTCGTTAAAGCATCAGAATATATACCATTTTCTTTTAACGCTGTAGACTTTTAGAACatattgaagtaattttttttttactctgtagACTATCAAATCATATTGAAATGTATGTTTTTTGTATACAGTTTTTAGTTagatattttgatttattcgcttttttttgttcttaactttctttaattttttttaaaaaaattcctttttttaaagagacttttaaatttttaggttGCTTTTCATCAAACATGTCTGGACTACACTTACAGGGAAATACTTCACTAGTTATTTCAAAGAATCCATCGACGAACAGTTTCTCAAATGAATCAGAACCTGAAGAAAAAGGCGTACAAAATCAGGGAACAGGTTTAAAAAGTTGCCTGCAAAGTATAAGGTATAGAAAATTGGAAAGATGTCAAAAAActcataaagagaaaaaaacatatttatgtgAGGTATgtgacaaaatattttctcgAATGCGTAATTTGAACAAACATCAAAGAATTCATACAGGTGAGAAACCATTTAAGTGTGATGTTTGTGACCAAACCTTTTCTCAAGCAGGAAATTTGTACCAGCACCAAAGAGTACATACGGGAGAGAAACCGTTTATATGCGATGTATGTTTCAAGACCTTTCCTCTGGCACATAGTTTGAACAGGCACCAAAGAGTGCATACGGGTGAAAAACCGTATAAATGTGATGTGTGTGACCAAACTTTTTCTCAAGTAGGATATTTGAACCGGCATCAAAGAAAGCATACTGGTGAGAAGCCGTTTATATGTGATGTTTGTAAAAAAGGCTTTTCTGAACTGGGCAATTTGAACAAGCACCAAAAAGTTCATACAGGTGAGAAGCCGTTTAAATGCGATGTTTGTAAAAAAGGCTTTTCTGTACAGGGTGGTTTGAACAGGCACCAAACAGTGCATACGGGTGAGAAACTCTTTAAATGCGATGTATGTAAAAAAGGCTTTTCTGAACTGGGTAGTTTAAACAGGCACCAAACAGTGCATACAGGTGAGAAGCCGTTTAAATGCGATGTATGTAAAAAATGCTTTTCTCAATTGGGCAGTTTGAACAGGCACCAAAGAGTGCATATGGCTGAGTAgccatttaaatttttgtgttaatgtGAGAAGTGTTTTAAGCAAGTTTGCAGTTTAAATGCACATCAAAGACTGCATACAGGCGAGAAATCTTTCAAATGGATGtgtgtaaaaataaaacctttctGATTGGTGTAATTTTCACCAGCATCAAGGAGTTCATGCAGAAGTTTAAGAAGATTATCGTAAGACAAACTGTGTCCTCATTGATTAGGGATTTTAATTTTCACTACCACTGAGTAGTTCTTAATAagaatagttttttaaatagataagtttttttttaatgtttttctatGTGTTTAGCTTCTATAGCAATTTCATCATCCTCCTGTGAAAAGTAGTAAAAGTGTACAAATTTGCTTAATTGTCACAAATGTGATGTATGTTAAGAAATGCTTGTCTACATCAAGGTTTTTGAATGAGCTCGAAAGAGTTTATtcaactatttaaaatattaaaaaaaaatattcaaaagatgatttaaaagaaactatttaaAGGATGGTTTATGCAAGATGCGTTTGCCGTGACTTGGACTGTCTGAACAAGCGTAAAAATTGCATAGAAATGAGACACTATTTAAACGTGATTTATGCAaaagattattttcatttaagtcTGCCCTGAATTAACATCCAACAACCTATTCAGAAAGACCTCTCATTTTATGGACTACAGCAAGACCTTCTGGCACAATTGTGGTTTTTATTATAAGAAGAAAACTTCATAAAGAATTaatttttcacatatttttggctaatatttaatttatacttTGTATGTTTTTGTCTAGTTTTCCGataattccatattttggcAAATGAAGTTCGTTTTTCTGCCGATCACCGATATAGAATTACATgagcagaaaaaaacaacaacaaaatccaTCTCTAATCAATAAcctcaaaagaaacagaattgTACATTGTTTAAAGCTGAAATGCATAATAATCAAGATTCAAAGAAACTTAACATTTACCCAAGATATAATTAGTCGGAATTAGTTTCATATAGGTCCACAAAAACGATGAAAAGAATAACAAGGCTAAAGAAAGGGAAACTatgaatcaattaaaaaaaaaaaaaaattatggctcatttgtgttcttttttcttgtttataaaCTATCCTTTCTGATTTACTTCggttctgattaaaaaaaaagaacccagttgtgttttttatttgcttGGAAATTCCATTTGTCAGTACTTGGAAAAGTTCTGTTTTGTTacctgaaaataaaagttatctTCCCTAAAGTATTTCAATGTGCTGTGTTATTAAAATGTGTTAAATATTTTACTCTTtgaatttctttattatttttagaattttgtttgcTATCCTAAGTAGaccacaacttttttttttacatggatGCTGCTTGCAAATGATCGAATTTATGCTAACTCACATCCCTTGGCCAAGgttaccaaaattttgaaaaactgaaagaCTTGTTTGTTTGTCCTACCATTTGTGCTGGCCTATAACGGGATTCAAAGTAAAACCCAAATTTGTTATTGGCATTGAATAAGGAATaccaatgaaaataatttttaattacatttcatgaacTGATGCCAACATCTTCGTGGTATAAGAAGGCTCTTATGTAGTAAAAGAGCAAGtcccctcctcccaaaaaatagactaaatatgtttgttttgattcttttaacGAACGGTTTAAGAAAGGATCAAtgccaaaaaattatttgtttgacTTCTTTTGGGGcgtaaaagaaaaactgatatGATTTAAAGTTACTGCTGTAAGTTCCTTTGTTAAGCATATCCTAAGGTATTCTTTCCTTCCCTAGGAAATTGGCTTAAATTAGGATGTCTTTAAGGAAAATTGACTCCCCGCAGCCCCCCGAGGTAAGGTTGCAAGCTATGAAAATTGAccattatttaaatatattattggcTATTAGGAGTTTACAGATATTTTTCGAGGAGAATTCATCTCGAGGACTGGAGGGGTTTtagtgagaggatctttccgaGGGTGCAAGGGAATTTTGcttggaggaggagcttgttTTCCTgacgttatttaaaaaaaaaatcagtaattaaataagtttaaatattagtgaaaagaaatattaaacgGACAGAAACTATTATCTATATAAAGGGGGTTATAACatcatcaataccttgctctttacgttaaagtctTTTTATAACTTTCAAAAAGCTTATTATACAAATCTAACAGCCGATGTGTTTGaggtgtcattcttaaataatttaataataagtcaaatcttattgtaaagagcaaaagacaatccccttcatatgcgtaataatttctgttaattttaagttttaatgttcc includes the following:
- the LOC136036671 gene encoding zinc finger protein 583-like translates to MADLIVVSEDSFIKSEVEDTLPCDFEIPFHFPSHQLSLEREDVPLFNLPSISRASKSEYDVQESEAKCNNSKGCFSSNMSGLHLQGNTSLVISKNPSTNSFSNESEPEEKGVQNQGTGLKSCLQSIRYRKLERCQKTHKEKKTYLCEVCDKIFSRMRNLNKHQRIHTGEKPFKCDVCDQTFSQAGNLYQHQRVHTGEKPFICDVCFKTFPLAHSLNRHQRVHTGEKPYKCDVCDQTFSQVGYLNRHQRKHTGEKPFICDVCKKGFSELGNLNKHQKVHTGEKPFKCDVCKKGFSVQGGLNRHQTVHTGEKLFKCDVCKKGFSELGSLNRHQTVHTGEKPFKCDVCKKCFSQLGSLNRHQRVHMAE